A window of Piliocolobus tephrosceles isolate RC106 chromosome 13, ASM277652v3, whole genome shotgun sequence contains these coding sequences:
- the LOC111544952 gene encoding olfactory receptor 6Q1, translating into MKPYTKNWTQVTEFVMMGFAGVHEAHLLFFILFLTMYVFTLVENLAIILVVGLDHRLWRPMYFFLTHLSCLEIWYTSVTVPKMLTGFIGVDGGKNISYAGCLSQLFIFTFLGATECFLLAAMAYDRYVAICMPLHYGALVSWGTCIRLAAACWLGGFLTPILPIYLMSQLTFCGPNVIDHFFCDASPLLALSCSDVTWKETVDFLVSLAVLLASSMVIAVSYGNIVWTLLHIRSVAERWKAFSTCAAHLTVVSLFYGTLFFMYVRTKVTSSINFNKVVSVFYSIVTPILNPLIYSLRNKEVKGALGRVFSLKFWKGQ; encoded by the coding sequence ATGAAGCCATATACCAAAAACTGGACCCAGGTAACTGAATTTGTCATGATGGGCTTTGCTGGCGTTCATGAAGCACACCTCCTCTTCTTCATACTCTTCCTCACCATGTACGTGTTCACCTTGGTAGAGAATTTGGCCATCATTTTAGTGGTGGGCTTAGACCACCGACTATGGAGACCCATGTATTTCTTCCTGACACACTTGTCTTGCCTTGAAATCTGGTACACTTCTGTTACAGTGCCCAAGATGCTGACTGGTTTTATTGGGGTGGATGGTGGCAAGAATATTTCTTATGCTGGCTGCCTGTCCCAGCTCTTCATCTTCACCTTCCTTGGGGCAACTGAGTGTTTCCTACTGGCTGCCATGGCCTATGATCGTTAtgtggccatttgtatgcctcTCCACTATGGGGCTTTGGTGTCCTGGGGCACCTGCATCCGTCTGGCAGCTGCTTGTTGGCTGGGAGGCTTCCTCACACCCATCTTGCCAATCTACCTTATGTCTCAGCTAACATTTTGTGGCCCAAATGTCATCGACCACTTCTTCTGTGATGCCTCACCCTTGCTAGCCTTGTCGTGCTCAGATGTCACTTGGAAGGAGACTGTGGATTTCCTGGTGTCTCTGGCTGTGCTACTGGCCTCCTCTATGGTCATTGCTGTGTCCTACGGCAACATTGTCTGGACACTGCTGCACATCCGCTCAGTTGCTGAGCGTTGGAAGGCCTTCTCTACCTGTGCAGCTCACCTGACTGTGGTGAGCCTCTTCTATGGCACTCTTTTCTTTATGTATGTCCGGACCAAGGTGACCTCCTCCATCAACTTCAACAAGGTGGTATCTGTCTTCTACTCTATTGTCACACCCATACTTAATCCTCTCATCTACAGTCTTAGGAACAAGGAAGTGAAGGGAGCTCTGGGTCGAGTCTTTTCTCTCAAGTTTTGGAAGGGACAGTGA